From one Streptococcus oralis genomic stretch:
- a CDS encoding NUDIX domain-containing protein, with the protein MADIKIPEGMTEKEYYEIHASQEEFLDWYYKQELPQYEKPSVTVDMVAYCFVEGKIKLLLIRRKAHPYQNCLALVGGFMDKGEDAAHACQREVREEVNLDLPLEKIEQLMTVSTPGRDPRGWTVTIAHLVYLPSRALGLVQAGDDAKDVVFVDVDFRTGKCFLEGVELEERAFAFDHYAIIQESIKRIQGRLDWNPTFLYLLEEEFTVYEGTELVNLINPGRPIVSNNFLVKYGEYVEEVGLKRVPKKKPRKTYRLK; encoded by the coding sequence ATGGCAGACATAAAGATTCCAGAAGGGATGACGGAAAAAGAATATTATGAAATCCATGCCAGTCAGGAGGAGTTTTTAGACTGGTACTACAAGCAGGAACTCCCTCAATATGAAAAACCAAGTGTGACAGTGGATATGGTAGCCTACTGCTTTGTCGAAGGAAAGATCAAGCTCTTACTAATCCGTCGCAAGGCCCACCCTTATCAAAACTGTTTGGCTCTGGTTGGAGGCTTTATGGATAAGGGAGAGGATGCTGCGCATGCCTGTCAACGCGAGGTGAGAGAAGAAGTCAATCTCGATCTACCTTTGGAAAAAATCGAGCAATTGATGACCGTATCGACCCCCGGTCGTGATCCACGGGGCTGGACCGTGACCATTGCCCACTTGGTGTATCTTCCTAGTCGCGCCCTAGGCCTCGTTCAGGCTGGAGACGATGCTAAGGATGTGGTTTTTGTAGATGTGGATTTTCGGACGGGCAAGTGCTTCTTAGAGGGAGTAGAGTTGGAGGAGAGAGCCTTCGCCTTTGATCATTATGCCATTATCCAAGAATCCATCAAACGAATCCAAGGCCGTCTCGACTGGAATCCGACCTTCCTTTATCTGCTGGAAGAGGAGTTCACTGTCTACGAAGGAACTGAACTGGTCAATCTCATCAACCCAGGTCGGCCCATCGTCAGCAATAACTTTCTCGTAAAATACGGCGAATATGTAGAAGAAGTCGGACTCAAACGAGTGCCCAAAAAGAAACCAAGAAAAACCTATCGATTGAAATAA
- the pnuC gene encoding nicotinamide riboside transporter PnuC, with protein sequence MKKLTEKITQFIENFKNVHAEARKIGFAGIMRLLWKDLFVGRSLFQWLYLIALSSVPLILEFTQNTESHDWLSLFASWTGIVCVILVAEGRASNYLFGAINSAIYLILAMNATFYGEVLTTVYFFVMQPIGLYAWLSNRINDQGKPEESHFEAKKLSVLDWLKYLALTAIIWIGMGLAYQSINSARPFRDSVTDATNGVGQLLMTRLYREQWIFWIATNLFSIYLWWGENIHIQGMYWVYTLNSLVGWYQWTKAVRKEA encoded by the coding sequence ATGAAAAAACTAACTGAAAAAATCACACAATTTATCGAAAACTTTAAAAATGTCCATGCTGAAGCTCGCAAGATCGGTTTTGCAGGAATCATGCGCCTGCTATGGAAAGATCTCTTTGTCGGCCGTAGTCTTTTCCAGTGGTTGTATCTCATCGCCTTGTCAAGTGTTCCCTTGATCTTGGAATTCACTCAAAATACGGAAAGCCATGACTGGTTGAGCTTGTTTGCATCTTGGACTGGGATTGTCTGTGTCATCTTGGTAGCAGAAGGGCGTGCAAGCAATTATCTCTTTGGGGCTATTAACTCGGCTATCTATTTGATTTTGGCCATGAATGCGACTTTTTATGGCGAAGTCTTGACGACTGTTTACTTCTTTGTCATGCAGCCGATTGGTCTCTATGCTTGGTTGTCCAATCGTATCAACGACCAAGGAAAACCAGAAGAATCCCACTTTGAAGCTAAGAAATTATCTGTTCTTGACTGGCTCAAGTACTTAGCCTTGACTGCCATTATCTGGATTGGTATGGGCTTGGCTTACCAAAGTATCAATAGTGCTCGCCCTTTCCGTGATAGTGTTACCGATGCGACCAATGGTGTTGGTCAGCTCTTGATGACACGTCTTTACCGCGAGCAATGGATTTTCTGGATTGCAACCAATCTCTTTAGTATTTATCTCTGGTGGGGTGAAAATATCCACATCCAAGGGATGTACTGGGTTTACACACTCAACAGTCTAGTGGGTTGGTACCAATGGACCAAGGCAGTTCGAAAGGAGGCATAA